The Papaver somniferum cultivar HN1 chromosome 6, ASM357369v1, whole genome shotgun sequence genome segment TTGGCGGATAATTAGGACTACCTCACTCGGTGTTTTTCCTCGTAATAGACCCGCATTTAGGTATTTTTGGTTGCGGGGAGGTCTAGATGGAGGAGTTACCAAGACATTCTTATCCTTTTTATTCTTGTTACTGAAAGGCCAACAATAAAAATATTTAAGAGTCGTCAgaaaaaattcctaaaataaacgaCTCTTGCAAAAACTAACGACTCCATGTATATCATTAACTATTTTCAGTTAATGCTTAACGATTCAAGCAATTTTTCTTAACGATTCTTCCTATTTTATAGACAAAAGACCAAATATGTGTGGTGCAGAGTCGTTTACTTCTAAAATTGGTCGTCCACAAAAGTCGTTAACTTATTCCAATAATGTGGACGACTTTTTCATTATTTGGGACATAGTGGTGGTTTGAAAAATCACAGAGTCGTTGATTAATTAAAATGGTCGTCATAATAAGTCACACAGGGTTCGTTTTCACCTAAACAATTGGTTAACGATTTCTTGATGATTCCAACATGCATGTCAAAAATCGTTAACAAAAAACAATTGGTTAACGATtctaacctaaaaaagaaaacttACAGCAGGAATCGTTTTCTCCGCCACCCTAATAGTTGACGATTTCTCCAAAGTccaacatgcatatcaaaaatcgttaaccaaACATGAAACATCGTTAAGCAAAGATGAAAAACCGTTAGACATTCAAACTTATGATTAACGACTACCattctgagaaatcaatttctccgattcaaaccctaattttcagcagaacatcaaattaaacCGCAACCCAAGTTAGAGTTGAGGGTTTTAAAGGACATACCATCTAATTGGAGCCATTTGTTTGTCCGGAGGTTTTGATTTCTTACTTGTACTCGAATACTCCTTCGCCGCTTTAACGGTATCAACGAGATTGGGAATTTGATTGGCTAGTCTCACAGTCGTCTTCGTACGTGCcatgtttgtagaagaagttaatcgtcgattaatgTTTTCGCATCGACGATGAATCAGATGAAAAAAAATTCTCCACGGCCGTTAGTGGAGGATGAAGAACTGATAGAGGGAGGcggagaggagaagaagaaagattttgTGTTAGATTGAAATGGGGGCCTAGCTTTAGTTTTAGTGAGATTATTTTTCTGAGAAGGATAAAATGGTActttcaccatcattttggaagCCCCATAACTTTTCTGGCGTGGGTATAAATTTGGTGAGGCCCCGATTAAGCCTTGTAAAACAACACCCTCCTTACCATAATCTTATACAGGTTTCAAACAAACAAGTTTGCGGGAAAGAAGGTTGGACAAAAAAGTCACTTGAAAATAGTCACATTTATTGAAGATCCAATTATGAATATGAGCTCGATCGAAGACATAAATGCATCCGGCCGGATATATAAGAAGACTCATGGCATGATTGGAGGGATATATATTATTTGGTTAGCGGTTGGTGCAAGCCTCACCGAGCAGCGACACATGAATTTGGCTTGGAAAGTGGTGCAAGTGCATACAGATATCCTGGTAGCTTCATTAGATAATGGCGATAGTAGATGATTGACGTATCATAACTGTATCTATGAACTGCAGTGACTTCAATGTTTGATTAGTGGAGGTGTACAACTAGAAATTAGAAAGTATCTAGCATGTAATGGTGGCAATCAGGCGGTTTGTGCAGGTCAAGGATTCGAATGTGCTAATTCCTCAAGTTGGAATTTAGCTTCTACAAGTAACAAAAAATGCGTGCTCATTTGATTTATTACACATCACTAACATAAATACGTACACTCATGGTCGGATGTTCCTAGACATAGTCATATCTGTCTCCATATACTGATCAACAATTAATGGCACAGGATACAGGTCTACCGTCTCAAGTACGTCACTTTTCTCTTTATCATGACTTGGTTTACGATAATCAGTACTCCCAGGTGTCTGTGTCTCTAGCGTCCTTATCAAACCTTCTAGCTCCACTGCTACTTCTACCTTCTTAGGCCTTTCTTTACCTTCGATGTTTAGACATTTTTCTGCGAGCTTTGCAATTATAACAATTTGATCCTGTCTTCCCTCCTTCGAAACTCGAGCATCAAGAAGCTCAAACAGTCTTCTATCTCCCAATAACGAAATGAAATACGTTGTAAAATTTCGTTGTTCTTCAGATCTTTCAAGATTTAGTGGTTTTTCTCCTGTTAAAAGCTCAACAAGAACAACACCGAAACTGTAAACATCACTCTTTTCTGTTAATTGACCGGTATGGAAGTACTCTGGATCCAGATATCCAATGGTGCCCTGTACTAGTGTGGTAATTTGGGTTCGATCCAACGGAACCAACATTGACGCTCCAAAATCTGATACTTTCACAGTGTAATTTTCGTCCAAAAGTATGTTGGTCGACTTCATATCTCTATGGATAACTGGTATAGATGGTGAAGAGTGCAAATACCCAAGTGCGGAGGCAGTTTCAGCTGCGATCCTCAAGCGACTTTCCCAGGAAATGGAAGAAACTCCACCAACCTTGTGATGGATATGGTGGAAGAGGGTGCCATTGGAAACATATTCATACACCAGCAATGGAGCTTCAGTTTCCAAGCAACAGCCCAATAGTTTTACGACATTCCGATGGTGAATTTGAGTTAGAATGACAACCTCATTGATGAATTGCTCAATCTGGCTTTGGTCAACTATTTTAGACTTCTTAATAGCAACAACCGGATTATCAAATAAAATTCCCTTGTAAATCGTACCAAAGCCTCCTTGTCCCAGTATTAGATTCTTGTTGTAATTGTTGGTGGCTTTTTCTAGTTGCTTTGCTGTAAATATCTGCATTAATTCCATACCATTTTCATGTGAGCCTATTTGTAGTTGTAGTTGTAAACCACCATTCTGTTGAAAGAATTTCTCTTTAAGCTTGGTTAACTTCCTTTCCTTGATAGCCATGAATAACCAAGAACTAGCAATGACTAAAGACACAAAGGCTACCCCTATACCTGCACATTCAACAAGAGCCTTTTCAATGAGCTAAAGTAGTTGAAACGAACTAAAATATGTGTATCAGTCTATGGTAGCAAGGGGTATCGATCATACCAATAACAACTTTTATGATAGAAAATTCTCGATTCTTGAGTGTACAACCACTTCCATCTTTCCTTCCATCACCAGAACTGCCTTTTGGACAAGCACAACTGAAACTCCCAACAATATTTGTGCAAATGCCTTCACAAGGGTTGTTTGTTGGATCTTCACACTCGTTAACGTCTGCCGAGCCGCTCACAATCACGAATAAATAAATCATCAAgtagaaaaaatgaagaaaattaaggaaatataACTGGTACAAAAATGAAATGGTCAACTAGTTCTGTAGTAATAATCATGCTCATATCAAATAAAGTGGTGTTACCTTGGCATCCAGGGCTGAAATAAGGATTCCCCTCATAACCTTTATTGCAAGAACAAAGATATCCAAGACCGTTGTCGGAATTGATACAGGAACTATTGTAGTCCTGATGACATGCAAAAGCGGCCAGGTCTTTCTGTGCTTCTTCACACGTCTTCTTCCCTATTGCCCAATTAAGCACAACAGGTATTGGTACATCTTTATTCCCTTGTAAACTAAGGAAATATTTTTGGGAGGTTTTAGAAGATCAGTTGCTGGATTGAACTTGTAAAGGTCTTGCTCAGCCATGAATATAGAGCTACAAGGATTGAAAGACCAGACCTCTGTATGATTATGCGGGCTGGTAGCCAAACCTATAAAACTTGTTTGCCCCTTGGGCAATTCAATTTTGCAACACCCACTGCCAGTGCAAGAACCTTCTTGATCCAACACGTTTTCCCTACTATCACATTTTGGTACACACCGTCTTGTATAATTTTTGACATGATCAGCCGTAATGGCAAATGCAGATGTATGACAGCCGACTGCGAAGACTCTGTTTTTGGTTTCCGAAAATGTAAATGGGCTCCCAGAAAAATTAACATACACGTAGTCTCTTGAATATGTCACCAAAACACCAGATTTACTGTAACATGTGGTGGTTTGCCAGGTTTTAAGGCGAATTTCTGATTCTGATATGCTTAGAATTTCAAGGTCAAATTCTATAGCACCACTCATGAGAACGAAAAACTGTTGAGCAAAACCTGCACCGGATAATAAGAATGGTTTTGGAGGATCATAAGTGGCATTGCAGTTAATGGTGAAACCATAACTCCCAAGTGCGCTATCAATGGAACACTCGCtatcagatgatgatgatatcaTTCCAAATGGGTAAGGAATGCTAACGTCCCCGCATGTAGATTGACAACCAGGCTTTGTCTGAAAGAATGACGATGATGAAAACATGGATGTTGTCCGGCAACAAATGATTATCATCATCAGTTGGAATAAGAATCGTAGAAACATTATTACTTTCTTTTAAATCGTACTAGTTGTGATTGTTGGGGCTGAAGTGGTGGTGAAATTTTTTGGAGACTAAACATATACAGGTAATGGTTTGACCTGAACTTTTATCAGGTACTACGGTAGCTTATAGTATATTATTAGACGAGGGCTGGAAACAAGCTAGACGTCGGTCTCGACTATGGCATGGCAAGAGCCAGGTAGAAGGTTTAGACCAATTAGACGCAGCTGTTCGAACTTCATAGGgtcacaaaagtttatttattggaCGAGAAGGTATTAAGATTCAACAAGGTTTGAACTTTGAACTTTTTATTTTGATCTAGTCCATAGATCCATTTAAATAAACTACTATCT includes the following:
- the LOC113291102 gene encoding uncharacterized protein LOC113291102, which encodes MAISPSDLLLEPVNVCRVGSGYYIISSPDKAWVPYPFGIYDAAGGEECSINGVGYGYGITCNTSYDPPKPFLGTGNIEILSISDSEIRVRSNQVATACFTESGVLIGSEPPGRAKNIIAYSLNGTSFTFSYTKNRLFSIGCDTANSFLGISVDRNNSEHQYSSLCSSQCDSSEAIIEGSCAGSGCFQLTIPKGTNLFGARVFSYDNHTKIWSFDHCGYTLMAEQDQYTFRASVLLLPSTDFIAKGKYMPIVIDWEIGNRTCEEAETDLGTFACQNNSKCINSDNNHGYRCTCYDGYEGNPYLSPGCQDIDECEDPNNNCEGICTNTEGSYICSCPIGSPGDGRKDGRGCVMKQAVPILKLTLGIGLGLLFLLVGASWLYLTIRKRKQMQLKVRFFEKNGGLLLKQNIPTDEGGVESTRIYTAQELGLATNNYDKSRVLGEGGYGTVYKGILSDNREVAIKKSKIVDQSQIQQFINEVIILTQINHRNVVKLLVCCLETKVPLLVYEYVSNGTLFQDIHYNKSEASSISWHNRLRIATETASAIAYLHSAASTPIIHRDIKSANILLDENYTAKVSDFGASRLIPLDQNEIVTLVQGTLGYLDPDYFKTSQLTEKSDVYSFGVVLIELLTGEKPVSFERSEEQRNLASFFVSKMEDENALFQLLDAQVFNEENREQILDVVELAKRCVALKSEVRPTMKQVVAELDKIASHKGHTRLVPSEPTDLCSVPMIYSTVFDSGQYSPDNSSTIVSIGRGVIMFLRFLFQLMMIIICCRTTSMFSSSSFFQTKPGCQSTCGDVSIPYPFGMISSSSDSECSIDSALGSYGFTINCNATYDPPKPFLLSEFDLEILSISESEIRLKTWQTTTCYSKSGVLVTYSRDYVYVNFSGSPFTFSETKNRVFAVGCHTSAFAITADHVKNYTRRCVPKCDSRENVLDQEGSCTGSGCCKIELPKGQTSFIGLATSPHNHTEVWSFNPCSSIFMAEQDLYKFNPATDLLKPPKTIPVVLNWAIGKKTCEEAQKDLAAFACHQDYNSSCINSDNGLGYLCSCNKGYEGNPYFSPGCQDVNECEDPTNNPCEGICTNIVGSFSCACPKGSSGDGRKDGSGCTLKNREFSIIKVVIGIGVAFVSLVIASSWLFMAIKERKLTKLKEKFFQQNGGLQLQLQIGSHENGMELMQIFTAKQLEKATNNYNKNLILGQGGFGTIYKGILFDNPVVAIKKSKIVDQSQIEQFINEVVILTQIHHRNVVKLLGCCLETEAPLLVYEYVSNGTLFHHIHHKVGGVSSISWESRLRIAAETASALGYLHSSPSIPVIHRDMKSTNILLDENYTVKVSDFGASMLVPLDRTQITTLVQGTIGYLDPEYFHTGQLTEKSDVYSFGVVLVELLTGEKPLNLERSEEQRNFTTYFISLLGDRRLFELLDARVSKEGRQDQIVIIAKLAEKCLNIEGKERPKKVEVAVELEGLIRTLETQTPGSTDYRKPSHDKEKSDVLETVDLYPVPLIVDQYMETDMTMSRNIRP